The Agrococcus carbonis genome has a window encoding:
- a CDS encoding winged helix DNA-binding domain-containing protein, giving the protein MALTRSAARRMRLAAQGLDGLGRAEGGGGLDRSSGAEGGGGGAREAGVGAGGAARTPVDVVRRMVAMQGQDLRAVLRAIAIRSAPGTTVSDVRAAFDQGELVRAWAMRGTLFVAAPADLAALHAAVGERMRRQEWRMCTDRGIDGAIAARAAEVAHALLAEGPLARGAMLAAWRDAGIDTAEGRGYHLLALLAYDELLRFGPFDGDEQLLVGGPPPAVPDPQAALADVVLRFALARGPVRADDAAWWLGLPKLLVRGILADAAALEAIDVAGTPMLAAVDAAPGRRAGVRLVPAFDEWLLGYADRSLIATREAFAMAVPGGNGVFRPLVLADGRVIGTWRAPAPSAPAGGAPVVELLDGVPASLRASAERAARAWPHG; this is encoded by the coding sequence ATGGCGCTCACGCGGTCCGCGGCACGACGGATGCGGCTGGCCGCTCAAGGGCTCGACGGGCTCGGCCGGGCCGAGGGTGGCGGAGGTCTCGACCGGTCCAGCGGCGCCGAGGGTGGCGGAGGCGGCGCCCGCGAGGCGGGCGTCGGCGCAGGCGGTGCCGCGCGCACCCCCGTCGACGTCGTGCGCCGCATGGTCGCGATGCAGGGGCAGGACCTGCGGGCCGTGCTGCGCGCGATCGCGATCCGCTCGGCGCCCGGCACGACGGTCTCCGACGTGCGCGCCGCGTTCGACCAGGGCGAGCTCGTGCGCGCGTGGGCGATGCGCGGCACGCTGTTCGTCGCGGCGCCGGCCGACCTCGCGGCGCTGCACGCCGCCGTCGGCGAGCGGATGCGCCGGCAGGAGTGGCGCATGTGCACCGACCGCGGCATCGACGGCGCGATCGCCGCGCGCGCCGCGGAGGTCGCGCACGCGCTCCTCGCCGAGGGGCCGCTCGCGCGCGGCGCGATGCTCGCCGCGTGGCGGGATGCCGGCATCGACACCGCGGAGGGGCGCGGCTACCACCTCCTCGCGCTGCTCGCCTACGACGAGCTGCTGCGCTTCGGCCCCTTCGACGGCGACGAGCAGCTGCTCGTCGGCGGGCCGCCGCCGGCGGTGCCCGACCCGCAGGCGGCGCTGGCGGATGTGGTGCTGCGCTTCGCGCTCGCCCGCGGGCCCGTGCGCGCCGACGACGCCGCGTGGTGGCTCGGGCTCCCGAAGCTGCTCGTGCGCGGCATCCTCGCCGACGCGGCGGCGCTCGAGGCGATCGACGTCGCGGGCACGCCCATGCTCGCCGCCGTCGACGCAGCGCCCGGCAGGCGCGCGGGCGTGCGGCTCGTGCCTGCCTTCGACGAGTGGCTGCTCGGCTACGCCGACCGCTCGCTCATCGCGACGCGCGAGGCGTTCGCGATGGCGGTGCCCGGCGGCAACGGCGTCTTCCGCCCGCTCGTCCTCGCCGACGGTCGCGTCATCGGCACGTGGCGCGCGCCCGCGCCGTCAGCGCCGGCCGGCGGCGCGCCCGTCGTCGAGCTGCTCGACGGGGTGCCGGCGTCGCTGCGCGCGAGCGCCGAGCGGGCCGCCCGCGCGTGGCCGCACGGCTGA
- a CDS encoding anti-sigma factor yields the protein MQHLSSESLVALALGDGDEGRDHLSTCAQCRGEVEGLRGTAERFRAADVAPMAPPAAVWERIAAEIAVEADAPVGASAAPDGGTSAAPADRTGARPASGHVAPRRRRRFGLGALLAASAASAVAAAAIAVLVVVQLGAAPRSVDVANAVLEPLASSVSVDPARAEVIEQDGQRLLVVDTDALPDVDGYLDVWLLDEQAQQMVSLGVLDARRTQLALPPDLDLATFPIVDVSIEPYDGDPTHSGNSIWRGALES from the coding sequence ATGCAGCACCTGTCGAGTGAGTCGCTCGTCGCCCTCGCGCTCGGCGACGGCGACGAGGGCCGCGACCACCTCTCCACCTGTGCGCAGTGCCGGGGCGAGGTCGAGGGCCTCCGCGGCACCGCCGAGCGGTTCCGCGCCGCCGACGTCGCGCCGATGGCGCCGCCCGCGGCCGTGTGGGAGCGGATCGCCGCCGAGATCGCGGTCGAGGCGGATGCGCCGGTCGGCGCGAGCGCGGCTCCGGACGGTGGGACGAGCGCCGCGCCCGCCGACCGCACCGGGGCGCGCCCCGCATCCGGCCACGTCGCCCCGCGGCGTCGCCGACGCTTCGGCCTCGGCGCGCTGCTCGCCGCGAGCGCCGCCTCCGCCGTGGCGGCCGCCGCGATCGCGGTGCTCGTCGTCGTGCAGCTCGGCGCTGCGCCGCGGTCCGTCGACGTCGCGAACGCGGTGCTCGAGCCGCTCGCCTCGAGCGTCTCGGTCGACCCGGCGCGCGCCGAGGTGATCGAGCAGGACGGCCAGCGCCTGCTCGTCGTCGATACCGATGCGCTGCCCGACGTCGACGGCTACCTCGACGTGTGGCTGCTCGACGAGCAGGCGCAGCAGATGGTGAGCCTCGGCGTGCTCGACGCGCGCCGCACGCAGCTCGCACTGCCGCCCGACCTCGACCTCGCGACGTTCCCGATCGTCGACGTCTCGATCGAGCCGTACGACGGCGACCCGACCCACAGCGGCAACAGCATCTGGCGGGGCGCGCTCGAGAGCTGA